The genomic DNA CTGGGCGGGGGTGGCCTATCTGCTGTGGCTCGCCGTGGCCACGCTGCGGGCAGGCGGGCCCGGGCAGAGCCGCGCCAAGCCACTCGCCCCGGCGCGGGCCTTTCGGCAGGCCTTGGTGGTGAATGTAACCAACCCCAAGGTGATCCTCTTCATCCTCGCCTTCCTGCCGCAATTCGTGGACCCGTCTCGCGCCGTGCTGCCGCAATTTTTGGCGTTGGGCAGCGTGCTGGCGGCAGGTGGCTTTATGATCAACGGCGCTGTCGGCCTCGGGGCGGGCTCATTGGGGCTGGCGCTGACGCGCTCGCCCCGCTTCGCACGGGCTCTGTCGTGGATCACGGCGGGCATCTTCGGGGTGTTGGCGGCGCGACTGGCCCTGATGGAGCGTACATGAGCGAGCGAGAGTTTATCCCCACCCGGATCGCGGTGCTCACCGTTTCCGACAGCCGCAGCATGGCCGAAGATCGCTCCGGCGACACGCTGGTGGCGCGGATCGAGGCGGCGGGCCATATTGTGGCCGACCGGAAGATCTTGCCGGATGAGCGCCACGAGATCGCCGGGCAACTCCGGGCGTGGTGCGCCGATGAGGGTGTTGATGTGATCCTCTCCACCGGCGGCACCGGCCTTACCGGGCGTGACGTGACGGTGGAGGCCCACCGCGATGTCTACGAGAAGGAAATCGAGGCCTTCGCCACCGTATTCACCCATGTGTCGATGGCCAAGATCGGCACCAGCGCGGTGCAATCGCGCGCCACCGGCGGCGTGGCAAATGGCACCTACCTCTTCGCCCTGCCCGGCTCTCCCGGTGCCTGCAAGGACGCTTGGGACGAGATCCTCGTCAAACAGCTCGACTACCGGCACATGCCCTGCAACTTCGTCGAGATCATGCCCAGGCTCGACGAGCACATGCGGCGGAAGAAATAGCCGCCACCCTGTTCATTTTCTTGCTCTAAATATCTCCGGGGGGTGCGGGGGGCTGGCC from Oceanicola sp. D3 includes the following:
- a CDS encoding LysE family translocator, with translation MIDALTLLAFLPAALALNLTPGADMMFVLAQGLKGGRGPAMAANAGISAGCMVNVAAAGLGLGAVVAALPGAFEVIRWAGVAYLLWLAVATLRAGGPGQSRAKPLAPARAFRQALVVNVTNPKVILFILAFLPQFVDPSRAVLPQFLALGSVLAAGGFMINGAVGLGAGSLGLALTRSPRFARALSWITAGIFGVLAARLALMERT
- the moaB gene encoding molybdenum cofactor biosynthesis protein B is translated as MSEREFIPTRIAVLTVSDSRSMAEDRSGDTLVARIEAAGHIVADRKILPDERHEIAGQLRAWCADEGVDVILSTGGTGLTGRDVTVEAHRDVYEKEIEAFATVFTHVSMAKIGTSAVQSRATGGVANGTYLFALPGSPGACKDAWDEILVKQLDYRHMPCNFVEIMPRLDEHMRRKK